From one Nocardioides scoriae genomic stretch:
- a CDS encoding (2Fe-2S)-binding protein — MTRIELTVDGSPVSDDVEPRMLLVQYLREKLGKTGTVIGCDTSNCGACTVHLDGRSVKSCNVLAVQADGREVTTIEGLAKDGELHPVQAAFHECHALQCGFCTPGMIMQSVDLLNDNPNPSEEEIRVGIEGNLCRCTGYHNIVRAVQTAAGAKTEA, encoded by the coding sequence ATGACCAGGATCGAACTCACCGTCGACGGCTCGCCCGTCTCCGACGACGTCGAGCCCCGGATGCTGCTGGTGCAGTACCTCCGCGAGAAGCTCGGCAAGACCGGCACCGTGATCGGCTGCGACACCAGCAACTGCGGCGCCTGCACCGTCCACCTCGACGGGCGCAGCGTGAAGTCCTGCAACGTCCTCGCCGTGCAGGCCGACGGCCGTGAGGTGACCACCATCGAGGGCCTGGCCAAGGACGGCGAGCTGCACCCCGTGCAGGCCGCCTTCCACGAGTGCCACGCGCTCCAGTGCGGCTTCTGCACCCCCGGGATGATCATGCAGTCCGTCGACCTGCTCAACGACAACCCGAACCCCTCCGAGGAGGAGATCCGGGTCGGGATCGAGGGCAACCTGTGCCGCTGCACCGGCTACCACAACATCGTCCGGGCCGTGCAGACCGCCGCGGGCGCGAAGACGGAGGCCTGA
- a CDS encoding GNAT family N-acetyltransferase, translating into MDVAVVAERTALGRLLCQADLPGTEVRGGEGWVAVRTGLGSNDLNGVVSQGAEGVSAADVADLVAWFDGVPASWLTSRADPLLTELLVAAGARPERTGHWVGRDLVVAEPSLPGVVLPLGDPSDHLDVAQACGWFGPDERAARREQLLPHPLLVHRVVRRDGAPVAMATGFVGTALEVVAVAVRPEHRRQGLARALVEDLVAVGHDRGLGQVVAAPTPDGARLFAALGFTSAPVTPDVCFYLPTRGAPD; encoded by the coding sequence GTGGACGTCGCCGTCGTCGCCGAGCGCACCGCGCTGGGCCGGCTGCTGTGCCAGGCGGACCTGCCCGGCACCGAGGTCCGCGGGGGCGAGGGCTGGGTCGCGGTCCGCACCGGCCTCGGCTCCAACGACCTCAACGGGGTGGTCAGCCAGGGTGCCGAGGGCGTGAGCGCCGCCGACGTCGCCGACCTCGTCGCCTGGTTCGACGGCGTCCCGGCGTCCTGGCTCACCTCGCGCGCCGACCCGCTGCTCACCGAGCTGCTGGTGGCCGCCGGTGCCCGCCCCGAGCGCACCGGCCACTGGGTCGGGCGCGACCTCGTCGTCGCCGAGCCCTCGCTGCCCGGGGTCGTGCTGCCCCTGGGCGACCCGTCCGACCACCTCGACGTCGCCCAGGCCTGCGGCTGGTTCGGTCCCGACGAGCGCGCGGCCCGCCGCGAGCAGCTGCTGCCCCACCCGCTCCTCGTGCACCGCGTGGTGCGGCGCGACGGCGCTCCGGTCGCGATGGCGACCGGCTTCGTCGGCACCGCCCTCGAGGTGGTGGCGGTCGCCGTGCGGCCCGAGCACCGCCGCCAGGGCCTCGCCCGGGCGCTGGTGGAGGACCTGGTCGCGGTGGGCCACGACCGCGGGCTCGGCCAGGTGGTCGCCGCCCCCACCCCGGACGGCGCCCGGCTGTTCGCCGCCCTCGGGTTCACCAGCGCTCCCGTGACCCCGGACGTCTGCTTCTACCTGCCGACACGGGGCGCGCCGGACTGA
- the dapD gene encoding 2,3,4,5-tetrahydropyridine-2,6-dicarboxylate N-succinyltransferase: MPAAPADDTADTTASSTGEGPTHAWGHGLATVAADGTVLDTWYPSPALGEAPADAASTVPARLAALAAEHPERRVRTEVVTTSVELAAAPADAADVYLRLHLLSHRLVRPHGQSMDGVFGLLANVVWTSAGPCAVADFEEVRLALRALGAVQVFGVDKFPRMTDYVVPSGVRVADADRVRLGAHLASGTTVMHEGFVNYNAGTLGSSMVEGRISAGVVVGDGSDVGGGASIMGTLSGGGTQVISLGERCLLGANSGIGISLGDDCVVEAGCYVTAGTKVSVVRPGEETTVVKALELSGTDGVLFRRNSVSGAVEAVPRQGHGITLNAALHSN, from the coding sequence ATGCCTGCTGCGCCTGCCGACGACACGGCCGACACGACCGCCTCCTCGACCGGTGAGGGCCCCACCCACGCCTGGGGCCACGGCCTCGCGACCGTCGCCGCCGACGGCACGGTGCTCGACACCTGGTACCCCTCCCCCGCGCTCGGCGAGGCCCCGGCCGATGCCGCCTCGACGGTGCCCGCCCGGCTCGCCGCCCTGGCCGCGGAGCACCCCGAGCGACGGGTCCGCACCGAGGTCGTCACCACCTCGGTCGAGCTCGCCGCCGCCCCGGCCGACGCCGCCGACGTCTACCTCCGGCTGCACCTGCTCAGCCACCGGCTCGTGCGGCCCCACGGCCAGTCGATGGACGGCGTGTTCGGGCTGCTCGCCAACGTGGTGTGGACCTCGGCCGGCCCCTGCGCCGTCGCCGACTTCGAGGAGGTCCGCCTCGCGCTGCGCGCGCTCGGCGCCGTCCAGGTCTTCGGCGTCGACAAGTTCCCCCGGATGACCGACTACGTCGTGCCCTCGGGCGTCCGCGTCGCCGACGCCGACCGGGTCCGCCTCGGCGCCCACCTGGCCAGCGGCACCACCGTCATGCACGAGGGCTTCGTCAACTACAACGCCGGCACCCTCGGCTCCTCGATGGTCGAGGGCCGGATCTCGGCCGGCGTCGTGGTCGGCGACGGCTCCGACGTGGGCGGCGGCGCCTCGATCATGGGAACCCTCTCGGGCGGCGGCACCCAGGTGATCTCGCTCGGCGAGCGCTGCCTGCTCGGCGCCAACTCCGGCATCGGCATCTCGCTCGGCGACGACTGCGTGGTCGAGGCCGGCTGCTACGTCACCGCCGGCACCAAGGTGAGCGTCGTGCGCCCCGGCGAGGAGACCACCGTCGTGAAGGCGCTGGAGCTCTCCGGCACCGACGGCGTGCTGTTCCGCCGCAACTCCGTGTCCGGCGCCGTCGAGGCCGTCCCACGCCAGGGCCACGGGATCACGCTCAACGCCGCGCTGCACAGCAACTGA
- a CDS encoding xanthine dehydrogenase family protein molybdopterin-binding subunit, giving the protein MTATQDAPAAAPQLEIGRDRRRKEDQRLITGRTKWTDNIQITGMLHLAMVRSPFAHAKITNIEVSEAKASRNVVDVLTGADLADTQGVLINAWPITPDQVTPVHLPVPADRVTFAGEIVAVVVARSAAEARDAAELVDVDYEELPAALDLKEAAEDKVLAHPDLGTNKSAFWKFDSAEAGTGGNVEEAIAKAREDGIVVEREFRQQRLIPAFMEPRSTVVDPTGEQLTMWSATQIPHILRFALAATTGIPESKIRVIAPDVGGGFGGKLQTTPEEWITVAVARRTGKPVKYTETRSESLMAAHHGRDQWQKITLAAEKDGTVTGLKVDLLADLGSYVSLVGGGVPVLGAFMFNAIYKFPAYQFNCQTVLTNKTWTDAYRGAGRPEATFGIERIMDELALELGVDPLVVREQNWIKAEEFPFTTVAGLEYDSGNYEAATEKAKASFGYDELRAEQQRRRDSGDKVQLGIGVSTFTEMCGLAPSRVLGSLDYGAGGWEHASVRMLATGKVEIVTGASAHGQGHETAFSQIVADRLGVPFEDVEVLHGDTQVAPKGLDTYGSRSLVVGGEALVKAVDKVVEKAKPVAAHLLEANIDDIEFKAGTFGVRGTDQGISIQDIAGATFVAHNLPDGMEPSLDSDATYDPINFNYPHGTHLCAMEVDTETGQVKMRKYTCVDDIGNIINPLIVSGQVHGGLVQGIAQALWEEAVYDDAGTLVSASFVDYLVPTAADTISYDVGHNSTPSLTNTLGTKGVGEAGTIASTPAVVNAVLDAIRQFGVKDIQMPCTPERVWKAIQQGTAGATEDTTGAAAAHFDPATDGEGQTDRTAGASSEGAGQ; this is encoded by the coding sequence ATGACCGCGACCCAGGACGCGCCCGCCGCGGCGCCGCAGCTCGAGATCGGCCGCGACCGCCGGCGCAAGGAGGACCAGCGCCTCATCACCGGTCGCACCAAGTGGACCGACAACATCCAGATCACCGGGATGCTGCACCTCGCCATGGTGCGCAGCCCCTTCGCCCACGCCAAGATCACCAACATCGAGGTCTCCGAGGCCAAGGCCTCGCGCAACGTCGTCGACGTCCTCACCGGGGCGGACCTCGCCGACACCCAGGGCGTGCTCATCAACGCCTGGCCGATCACCCCCGACCAGGTCACCCCGGTCCACCTGCCCGTCCCGGCCGACCGCGTCACGTTCGCCGGCGAGATCGTGGCGGTCGTGGTGGCCCGCTCGGCCGCCGAGGCCCGCGACGCCGCCGAGCTGGTCGACGTCGACTACGAGGAGCTGCCCGCGGCCCTCGACCTCAAGGAGGCCGCCGAGGACAAGGTGCTGGCGCACCCCGACCTGGGCACCAACAAGAGCGCGTTCTGGAAGTTCGACTCGGCCGAGGCCGGCACCGGCGGCAACGTCGAGGAGGCCATCGCCAAGGCCCGCGAGGACGGCATCGTCGTCGAGCGCGAGTTCCGCCAGCAGCGCCTCATCCCCGCCTTCATGGAGCCCCGCTCGACGGTGGTCGACCCGACCGGCGAGCAGCTGACGATGTGGTCGGCGACCCAGATCCCGCACATCCTGCGGTTCGCGCTGGCCGCGACCACCGGCATCCCCGAGTCGAAGATCCGCGTGATCGCCCCCGACGTCGGCGGCGGCTTCGGCGGCAAGCTGCAGACCACCCCCGAGGAGTGGATCACCGTCGCGGTGGCCCGCCGCACCGGCAAGCCGGTGAAGTACACCGAGACCCGCTCGGAGTCCCTCATGGCCGCCCACCACGGCCGCGACCAGTGGCAGAAGATCACCCTGGCCGCCGAGAAGGACGGCACCGTGACCGGCCTCAAGGTCGACCTGCTGGCCGACCTCGGCTCCTACGTCAGCCTCGTCGGCGGCGGTGTCCCGGTGCTGGGCGCGTTCATGTTCAACGCGATCTACAAGTTCCCGGCCTACCAGTTCAACTGCCAGACGGTGCTGACCAACAAGACCTGGACCGACGCCTACCGCGGCGCCGGCCGCCCCGAGGCCACCTTCGGCATCGAGCGGATCATGGACGAGCTCGCCCTCGAGCTCGGCGTCGACCCGCTCGTGGTGCGCGAGCAGAACTGGATCAAGGCCGAGGAGTTCCCCTTCACCACGGTCGCCGGCCTGGAGTACGACTCCGGCAACTACGAGGCCGCGACCGAGAAGGCCAAGGCCAGCTTCGGCTACGACGAGCTGCGGGCCGAGCAGCAGCGCCGCCGCGACAGCGGCGACAAGGTGCAGCTCGGCATCGGCGTCTCGACCTTCACCGAGATGTGCGGCCTCGCACCCAGCCGGGTGCTCGGCTCGCTCGACTACGGCGCCGGCGGCTGGGAGCACGCCAGCGTGCGGATGCTCGCGACCGGCAAGGTCGAGATCGTCACCGGTGCCAGCGCCCACGGCCAGGGCCACGAGACGGCGTTCAGCCAGATCGTCGCCGACCGGCTCGGGGTGCCCTTCGAGGACGTCGAGGTGCTGCACGGCGACACCCAGGTGGCGCCCAAGGGCCTCGACACCTACGGCTCGCGCTCGCTGGTCGTCGGCGGCGAGGCGCTGGTCAAGGCCGTCGACAAGGTCGTCGAGAAGGCCAAGCCGGTCGCGGCCCACCTGCTCGAGGCCAACATCGACGACATCGAGTTCAAGGCCGGCACCTTCGGCGTCCGCGGCACCGACCAGGGCATCTCCATCCAGGACATCGCCGGGGCGACCTTCGTGGCGCACAACCTGCCCGACGGGATGGAGCCCTCGCTGGACTCCGACGCGACCTACGACCCCATCAACTTCAACTACCCGCACGGCACCCACCTGTGCGCGATGGAGGTCGACACCGAGACCGGTCAGGTCAAGATGCGCAAGTACACCTGCGTCGACGACATCGGCAACATCATCAACCCGCTGATCGTCTCCGGCCAGGTCCACGGTGGCCTGGTGCAGGGCATCGCGCAGGCCCTGTGGGAGGAGGCGGTGTACGACGACGCCGGCACGCTGGTCAGCGCCAGCTTCGTCGACTACCTCGTGCCCACCGCGGCCGACACGATCAGCTACGACGTGGGCCACAACTCCACGCCGTCGCTGACCAACACGCTGGGGACCAAGGGCGTCGGCGAGGCCGGCACCATCGCCTCGACCCCCGCCGTGGTCAACGCCGTGCTCGACGCCATCCGCCAGTTCGGGGTCAAGGACATCCAGATGCCCTGCACCCCCGAGCGCGTGTGGAAGGCGATCCAGCAGGGCACCGCCGGTGCCACCGAGGACACCACGGGCGCGGCCGCCGCCCACTTCGACCCCGCCACCGACGGCGAGGGCCAGACCGACCGCACCGCCGGTGCCAGCAGTGAAGGAGCAGGCCAGTGA
- a CDS encoding HAAS signaling domain-containing protein: MNTLDRARLGLYVLRHDFWLDLHDVPRRRRRELREELRANVADASHDVGTEAALAGLGSPRTLARENAAGTVGTRGARARWTAGLQWGVAAFVVMMLLWTLSVLAFVDGVTAAGATGRVTGSVFPWGGSVTAEVGSGLQVWGTVPPSIWVLTLVAAVLGARPWLLARRG; this comes from the coding sequence ATGAACACCCTCGACCGGGCCCGGCTGGGCCTCTACGTGCTGCGCCACGACTTCTGGCTCGACCTCCACGACGTGCCGCGACGACGTCGCCGCGAGCTGCGCGAGGAGCTGCGCGCCAACGTCGCCGACGCGTCGCACGACGTGGGGACCGAGGCCGCGCTCGCCGGGCTCGGCTCACCGCGGACGCTGGCCCGGGAGAACGCCGCGGGCACCGTCGGCACCCGCGGGGCGCGGGCGCGGTGGACGGCCGGCCTGCAGTGGGGCGTGGCGGCCTTCGTGGTGATGATGCTGCTCTGGACGCTGTCGGTGCTCGCGTTCGTCGATGGCGTCACCGCCGCCGGCGCGACCGGTCGGGTGACCGGCTCGGTGTTCCCATGGGGCGGCTCGGTCACCGCCGAGGTCGGCTCCGGGCTCCAGGTCTGGGGCACGGTCCCGCCGTCGATCTGGGTGCTCACGCTCGTCGCTGCCGTCCTCGGCGCCCGGCCCTGGTTGCTCGCCCGGCGAGGGTGA
- the dapC gene encoding succinyldiaminopimelate transaminase has translation MTRTPVSRRLPDFPWDRLVPYAEQARAHRDGVVDLSIGTPVDPTPEVVQRALAAATDSPGYPQTIGLPQTRQAVVDWLARRHGVTGLGLDGVLPVIGSKELIASLPQQLGLGPGDLVVFPEVAYPTYEVGARLVGADVMATDSLTAVGPRTPALLWLNSPSNPTGRVLPPDHLRKVVDWCRERGVLLVSDECYVECTWEGEALSVLHPDVCGGSHEGLLAVHSLSKRSNLAGYRCAFVAGDPAVVAELLAVRKNLGLIMPGPQQRAMAAALDDDAHADEQHARYAARRARLRAALEGAGFGVTHSEASLYLWATRGEPCWDTVAWLAERGVLVAPGEFYGRAGAQHVRVAFTAIDERVAAAVERLA, from the coding sequence GTGACCCGCACCCCGGTCTCCCGCCGGCTCCCGGACTTCCCGTGGGACCGGCTCGTGCCGTACGCCGAGCAGGCGCGCGCGCACCGCGACGGGGTCGTGGACCTCTCGATCGGCACGCCGGTCGACCCCACGCCCGAGGTGGTGCAGCGCGCCCTGGCGGCGGCCACGGACTCCCCGGGGTACCCCCAGACGATCGGCCTCCCGCAGACGCGGCAGGCGGTCGTCGACTGGCTCGCCCGACGCCACGGCGTGACGGGCCTGGGCCTGGACGGCGTGCTGCCGGTGATCGGCTCCAAGGAGCTGATCGCCTCCCTGCCGCAGCAGCTCGGGCTCGGCCCGGGCGACCTCGTGGTGTTCCCGGAGGTGGCCTACCCGACGTACGAGGTGGGGGCCCGGCTCGTGGGCGCCGACGTCATGGCGACCGACTCGCTGACCGCCGTCGGCCCGCGCACGCCCGCGCTGCTGTGGCTCAACTCGCCCTCGAACCCCACCGGCCGCGTGCTGCCGCCCGACCACCTGCGCAAGGTCGTCGACTGGTGCCGTGAGCGCGGCGTGCTGCTGGTCAGCGACGAGTGCTACGTCGAGTGCACCTGGGAGGGCGAGGCGCTCTCGGTGCTGCACCCCGACGTCTGCGGTGGCTCCCACGAGGGCCTGCTCGCCGTGCACTCGCTGTCCAAGCGCTCCAACCTCGCGGGCTACCGCTGCGCCTTCGTCGCGGGCGACCCCGCGGTGGTGGCCGAGCTGCTGGCCGTGCGCAAGAACCTCGGCCTCATCATGCCGGGCCCCCAGCAGCGCGCGATGGCCGCGGCGCTCGACGACGACGCCCACGCCGACGAGCAGCACGCCCGCTACGCCGCCCGCCGGGCCCGGCTGCGCGCCGCCCTCGAGGGGGCGGGCTTCGGCGTCACCCACTCCGAGGCCTCGCTCTACCTGTGGGCCACCCGTGGCGAGCCCTGCTGGGACACCGTCGCGTGGCTGGCCGAGCGGGGCGTCCTGGTGGCCCCCGGCGAGTTCTACGGCCGCGCCGGCGCCCAGCACGTCCGGGTGGCCTTCACGGCCATCGACGAGCGCGTCGCCGCCGCCGTCGAGCGGCTCGCCTGA
- a CDS encoding PadR family transcriptional regulator has product MDLDPQMLKGVLGMLLLRLLDAEEGYGYAVVVRLREAGVVGLAEGTVYPALTRLEAAGHLSSRLVRSSSGPARKYYRTTPAGREALATREASWQLLRDAVERVGTRPDQEVPA; this is encoded by the coding sequence GTGGACCTCGACCCGCAGATGCTCAAGGGCGTGCTCGGCATGCTGCTGCTGCGGCTGCTCGACGCCGAGGAGGGCTACGGGTACGCCGTGGTGGTCCGCCTGCGCGAGGCCGGGGTCGTGGGCCTCGCCGAGGGCACGGTCTACCCGGCGCTGACCCGCCTCGAGGCCGCCGGGCACCTCAGCTCTCGGCTGGTCCGCTCGTCGTCGGGCCCGGCCCGCAAGTACTACCGCACCACCCCGGCCGGCCGGGAGGCCCTCGCGACCCGCGAGGCGTCCTGGCAGCTGCTCCGCGACGCCGTCGAGCGCGTCGGCACCCGTCCCGACCAGGAGGTCCCCGCATGA
- the fdxA gene encoding ferredoxin translates to MTYVIAQPCVDLKDRACVDECPVDCIYEGKRMLYIHPDECVDCGACEPVCPVEAIYYEDDTPEEWKEYYDANVHFFDDLGSPGGAAKMGEIDKDHPTIAALPPQNQE, encoded by the coding sequence GTGACCTACGTCATCGCCCAGCCCTGTGTCGACCTCAAGGACCGTGCGTGCGTCGACGAGTGTCCTGTCGACTGCATCTACGAGGGCAAGCGGATGCTCTACATCCACCCCGACGAGTGCGTCGACTGCGGTGCGTGCGAGCCGGTCTGCCCGGTCGAGGCCATCTACTACGAGGACGACACGCCGGAGGAGTGGAAGGAGTACTACGACGCCAACGTCCACTTCTTCGACGACCTCGGCTCGCCCGGTGGCGCGGCCAAGATGGGTGAGATCGACAAGGACCACCCGACCATCGCCGCGCTTCCTCCCCAGAACCAGGAGTGA